From the Melospiza georgiana isolate bMelGeo1 chromosome 4, bMelGeo1.pri, whole genome shotgun sequence genome, the window TTTTGCAATGTCTGACAGACCTGACAAGGGCTGTAATCAGAACCCAAACTGCAGGGTTACTCAAGTTTAACAGTCTTTCAAAGCATCCTTCCTTTTCTTAATGCTAGTTGAAAACATTTCTCCATTCAGATACAGTACTTTCAACACTCCCTGCCAAATAACACAGGTAGCAGGAGCCTTAAAAcctgaggaaggggaaaaagatttttatttggCTTGGTCCACCCTTCTACATCAAGAATGCAAGATGTGGTGGCTGCAGGAATATAATTACCAGGAGAACACACCTCAGAGTCAAGAGCACCTCTGTGGCTTTAGCTGGCCAGCAACAAGCTCTGcatccaggcagagctgctctgcaagtCCCACACAGAGACACATCCCCGTGTGCCATCTCAAACACGCCAAGGAAACGCCCAGGCCTGAGAGCCAgactggagaagctgcagaaagaCTGCAAGAATCCCTGTCACGATGTTTATGGGATCCCAAAGTATTCCCTCTCAAATTTACGGAAATCTTCCTCAGTAAACACAGTGCCTTCGGGcttcttcttttctgtcttctctgGAGGCTGATCTTTGGACTTCCTGCCTCTGTTCTGAGCAAGAACCTTCAGACaatacagaaatggaaaaaacaacAGCCATTGTTATTCACACCAAACCACAAAACAGGGATTTTCAAGCtcacctgcagcacccctgcTGTTCTACAAGAACTCTGCTATTTTCCAGAGTGCCTTCAAAGAAAAGTGAGAGGCAAACCACTGATGTTAACCAAAGCAGGTCACTGGGACAACAGCAGATACCAACTTGTTATTTGGAGTCAAATATGAAAACTATTTTCTAGTAATTGTCACAGAGATAAGAACATGGACTTCAATTCAGAACTTTCTGAAACTATTACCTTCTTTTCTATCCCCTCTCCCCAGgacacaaaccaaaaaaccaacaagtAGGTGGAATTCCCTCAGCATTTTCTAATACTGACACCTCCTGTAACAATCTCCAGCCTGAGAAACAGTGGCCTAAACCACTTTCATTGTTTATGTAAGTTAACAGTCTGTATCTCCCAAAAGCAGCCCAAGATTCTAGCACTGACATCTATTATTCTCTTCAAATCCTGGCATGAGACTTTTGGGGAAGACCATTCAAGAAATTCTCAAGTTATGAGAAACACCATTTAGGAAGCTGAGTAATTCCTATTAGATGAGCCAGCAGCACATCTGCTTCCTCGTTAATCAGCCTCCAGCTACGGAGAAGGCCAGTTTGATCAACAGTAATGAGAAGGTCTAAACAGGGCACCTCTGCCAGCTGAAACTATGGAATATTTTTGGTAATTAAGAAAAGCCAACAACTGTCAGGATATTTTGAGGAACCTGATGTAGTAGGTGGCAttcctgcccgtggcagggtGAATGATGAACGGGATGATCTTTTAaggccccttcccacccaaaccattctatgattttcaCTAGTGTCAGAGAACATCATAGGGGGCAACATTTCAACATCAGTTTAAATCTTACTAAGTTATTTTGCCAGTGCACACAGAAATTCCTCAAGGCCATCTGTAGACAGAAACTTAACCTGACTCTCTTGATGTGTAAGGTATAAATCTGGAAGATCTGGGGATGATTCCCATTCACCTGTGTTCCTCTGTGGAAACAGACCCCACCTTATTCCCCCACAAAATTACAGTCTTACTTGTTCTGTGACAGCTTTGTCTGCAACAAGTCGTCCCTTTAACATGTACTGCAGGTTTTCTCTCAAGTGATTCACAGGCTTCTTCTTATGGTACTCCTctggagcaaagcagaaagTGACAAAATGCATCAGCTTCTCATCCAGGCAGCTCACAAGGAGAGACAGAGGAGGATCAGCAAAGTCcgggagaaagaggagaaagacaCCGCTACAGCTCAGGGATAGGGGTGCGCCCACAAACCAGGCTGTGTTTAAAGTGAGCGACACAAAAAAGGGCGACACCAAGAGGGCACGCAGGAGAATGGGACGGCATGGGATGGATACAGCAACCGGCAGCGTGGCTACGGGACACCGCAAAGGTGTCCGGTGCGAGGGCTGAGGAGGGATCGGTGCTCACCTATCGCCGACTTCACGACTCTGCCCTTGACCGTGGCCTTGCTCCTGCCGGGCTCCGGAGCCCTTTTCCTCCGCCTCGCCGCGCCCGCCGTCCTGGGGCCGGCCCGGCCTCGCTGGAGTCCCGGCGGCGCCTTCGCCCGGCCTGCAACGGGAAGAGGGACGGAGTCACTGCAGCCGTACCGGGGAGCCCCCTCCGCCCGCCCGCCCTCCCGGCCAGCCCCGGCCCGCGGGCTCACCCGgcggctccagcagctccaggccgCGCCGCAGCAGCGAGGCCGACATGGCCGCGCGCGCGCGCTCCCGCTCGGCCCACAGCGCCCCGCGCGGCCCGGAGGGCGGGCACGCGCACCCCGCCCTGAGGGGCGGCAGCGCCGGCTGGGCAGGACCGGGCCGGCAGCGAGGGGACGGGCGGGATCCTGCTGGGATCCTgccggggccggcagcgaggGGACGGACGGGATCCTGCTGGGATCCTgccggggccggcagcgaggGGACGGGCGGGAGCCTGCTGGGATCCTgccggggccggcagcgaggGGACGGGCGGGAGCCTGCTGGGATCCTgccggggccggcagcgaggGGACGGACGGGATCCTGCTGGGATCCTGCCGGGATCCTgccggggccggcagcgaggGGACGGGCGGGAGCCTGCCGGTGCCGCCCGGCCGCGGGACACTGCCGGGCATCGGCTTGTGGAAAGTGCATATTATATGGCTCTGCGCAGATATTTACCATATGTGTTTTGATGTATTGATTAGTAGTgctgtattaacattttaataatacGATAAATGTAGTCTTGTGGTTCAAAGGTaattttgtagttaaaataagaactttGTAAGCGGGATATTTTGttaagaaaggaatgaggcacTCACgccagatagcagccacaggacacctaaatctttcagagaaagagaatttattgccctcttatcagaagaaacaaacttcttcccacctcgaagGTGCTGTTAGGATTAAGAGTAAGAAGTtgacgatgaccagacagaatcctgtattgaatggaatttatgcatcatgtatgaggtgtatgaatatgaaacaagttattgtttttaagggttattCCTTTGTTAACAGGTGTCCTTTTCcgggctcgtgctgcccagaaaaaggtacccagacatctgtaactctttgtctctattgtctcatattttCCTAATccaatttgtccaaattattattgttcatattactatttttataaccattttattactattaaacttttaaaattttaaaaacaagtgattggcgtttttcacaagCTAAAACATAGGAATTTTCACCTCAAAACAAGGCAGAACTTCTCTGCGGTTagggcagcagagcactggAGAGGCTGCAAGGGGAGGCCATGGAGACGCTgtctctggagacattcaaagTCATCTGGATATGTTCCTGTGTCATCTGCTCTAGGTGACCCTGACTTGGCAGGGACTGGGGCTAAGTTATGTGAACATCCAGATCATCTTAAGTCAGGAAGTTCATTGATGCAAGGTCTTTGAATACTTTCAATGCTAATCAGCAAGAAAAAAGACTTAATCGGTGTAACAGGCAGCTGGCAGCATCCCTTAGTCAAGGACATCCAGGAACTAACAAACTTTAAGGATGTAGTAAGTCAGGATGTTCTGTATCAGTAGATCTGATAGCAGTTAGTATCCCATACTCAAGGATATCCTGGAACTAACAACTTTTAAGGATGTAGTAAATCAAGATGTTGATGTATGCCTATATATATATTGCTAACTTGGCAAAATACTCAAGGTCAAGCTATGTCCTCTATAATACTAAACGTCATGCTGAGAGGTCAAACAGACCCCATGCCAGGTGAAGGCCCTTCCCCTGAGCCTGCACAGAAATTAGTTTGGGTTATATAATTACTCCGGCTAACTCATCACAACGCAGGGGCTGTAATTGGAAAGTTAGAAACCCTGAAGTTCTGCATATAAATGATGGTGTGGAAAGTCTGGTGGGTGTGCTTGGTTTGGGGAATGTCACCGAGCACTTGGGCTCACACAACTCTGAAATACATAATCAAGTCTCTCCTAAGCGTGTAATTATTGGCTGGTTGCACACCAGGTAATGAATCTGATTTTGTGGACAACACAAGGGGTCCTGCCATCTCAGGGGTCATCACAGGCCAGGAGGAAAGGGGATGGTGTCATGTTTTGTCTCAGCAAGGCCCCAAAATCCAGATTTAACTGTGCTAGACTCATCAGGCCGAGAGGTTGACTCTGCCATAAATTGCATATATTATTCAGGGTTACTTTAGTCTATTTGTTTAAAGCTTTCTTCTCCAGTTTTCACTCCTCTAGAGACTTCATGCTAATATCTGCTAAATTTAGCTATCATTTGAATAAAGATTATTCAATTAtagccagtgctgccagtaaCACGCTGACactggaggaggaaagcagtttATTCTCCCTCAGACATGtcctgcagggagaagggaataCAAATGGCTCTTATTGTTTCTCATAGTAATGATCTGTAACAGGGACCAATAACAGTTAAACCTCTGTGTATTAAAAGACAGTCATTCTCTGGAAATTGttctccagcccctgcagaTGTCACCTCAATGCCTGTCTTTTATTGTTCCTTCTCTCCTGAATCCCTCCCTGGATGGATATCAGCATCCCGTGTCAGCTTCCGCTAGTGCTGCTAATTCATTTTTCTGGACAGGACTTGTGTGGTGCCTATTCCTGGCTTCAGAGCTGGGGAAAATTAACCATTTACTGCTTGTCAGCATGTCACTTCTCACTCCTAGTTTTCCCTTCAATGAGctatacttttaaaaattgatttgcAGAAACAGTCACTGGATATGTAACACAGAACActtcttcattttcttgtctTCTGTTAGTAGCTAGTGAAAAATTGAACATGTTCAGCTCTTATTCCCTGCCAGATTTGTCCTTCCAGTTGTGTGAAAGCTCACAAAGTTACAAAGAGGTTATTGTAGCTTTGTGAACAAGCTGAACAAGCCATGAGTTAATAGCCTATTGCTGAAATTGAAAAAAGCAATAAAGAATATTATAGTCAGCAGAAAAGTTGTTACTGCTTGTATATGCACATTATCTTCATCTTGGTCAGAGTGAGATAAATGATAGCTGCCAATGCCATGGGGAaggtattttcaaaatatttcatcagtCAAACACTCTCTTTTAGCCCCTAAAATACAATTTACATATTCTGTGTAAGCTGTTCATGGTTTCATATCACACAGTATGTTCAAGACAGCTTATTCTACTGATTAAACACCACATTTGTATAATTTATTAGGAACACCTAATATATTGTTATACATGCTTTGTGTCAGAATGGTGCAACCTCACAAATGCCTTATGCAGGCACCTGATGGAAAAGTGTCTTTTTTGCCAACACTGCAAAACATGTTTACAAATTAGTGTGATAGAAGCTGCACTGATGTGTTATCCTGTTCATGGAACACATATCCCCTTTTCTACCTCAAAAGTAAACCATTACCACctcatttccatttctgttgTGCCAATTAATAACATTCTCAGTTATGTAGGTGTCTCAGAAAATCTGAGTCCCTTCTCATTAAATACCTTCAGTATCAAGGACCCATAATGCAGGCAACTCCTCCTTGACCAGCAAGGCTGGGCGCAGACTTGCTGTGATTTTAGTCAGCAATTACCTGCAGAGTAACATTTAATGAGCACACAGGGGTCACTTTGCCGAGGAGGGAAGGCAAAGCACTTTCTTTTACTGTATTCACAGCCTCCTGCCTCAGAGTCTGATCAGGCTCTTGAAACTGGTTAGTTCACCAAGAGGTTAAATGGATACACACTTTGTGGTTTGACATATTCCCCAGGCTTGGATCTGTTGCCAAAGATCATGGTCTAACAGAGGCTGTGGGGTTTTTACCCCTTGGTGAAATCACGTACCTATTATTAATACATTACATTTCTTCATCTCCTTTTAACAGGATCTGGCAGCTTTTCTCAGGGCATGATTGTTGCTGTTTCTCCTGACTGTGTtctggaggcagctgtgctTGGTCTTACCAGACATGGTGATTTTAGCATCTGTCCTGATCCTGCTGGGTCGCCCTGGTACAGCCAACACCTGCCATGCTCGTGCAGACAGAGGTGCAGTCTTCCTTTGCTCTTTGACCTTCATAGAGAATTGTGCTCATATCTGTTCCCTGCACTGCTAAACAGGATAAATTTGTTGGCTTATATTAGGAATGTATAATCATCTCTTAATATGAACTGGGTTTTGCCTGTGTAGTATATGCTACTTCTACCATAGCTGTGGAATATAGGCATTTGGATCACATAATGTCTTCTCCATGTTGTAAACTGTAAAATATCCTCTGCTGACATTAGATTAAGTCAACTGCCTGTTTCTGATAAATCTgctttgtgctgaacacagcaTATGAAATGCTGTATTTCTCTTTACAGGAGCTTCCATGGCTTTATCAATCTCTCAGTGGTGATATGCTCCTTGTGTCATCATGATATATACATTTAACTAAGCCTTTCTTTTACTCAGTCACTGTTGAAAGCAACTGAGCAGACCCTACAAATAGCTTTTTCCAGACTAGTATGTACTATTAAAAACTTAATGTTATGAGACTTTGTTTATGTcagtacaaaaaaacccccagtaTTTCATTATACTGTTTTAGGGCCTCTATTCAAATTAAAACTTCATCCAAgatgaataaaattaaaatttcattgcTTTGCAATCCCTCAAAAATCAGTTCGGTTAGCTCTTTGAAGCACTTTGGGGACAGAATGAATGCCAAATGTTCTTCATTTAAATGTATAACATCCAAATAAATCACTATCTTAGAGCCTGAATAATCTGAGTTTAGATGGCAAAAGCCACAGGTGCTGCATTTCAGATTGAGCATGCCTTTCTTTCTGAGATTTAAGATGTCTTCGAAAGCTTCCTCACACTAATGTTCATGTTTTATAGCTTTCTTTAAATCTCATGCCTCAGTGGGTACCTGGCTTTTCAAGTACTAAATAACCCAGCCTACAGATCAGTTGAAGTAACTTCCATATGTGAATATTATCAGTTCactttctgcttgctttcttAAAGCATTGAAAACTGGTAATTTTTCCTGCTTGAATATGTGGATAAAGCTCCTGGTTCATCTTGGAACAACTATTTGTTCCCTATTATTCTGGGATTTGGAAGACATCTGATTTAGCTTGTTCCAGTTTATTATTCTGTGTTATATGCTAACAAAGATGTACCTGATATTCATGTCTAATGATACTGCTGTCTGTGGCAGCTCATAATAGCTGTCTGTTTGCTCTTACTTTATGTTCCAGCTTCTGGATTCAGGGGGTTATGTAGGAGTCTCAGTCTGAAGGAATGTTGTGAAGGATGTGAGAAAACAGAAGCTAAGGGCAGCATTAGAAGTCAAATGTAACAAACACAAGCATTTATTTAGTTTagggctttttaaaaaaccacagtTTTATGATTTTGGGAAATGGGATCCTGATGTCTGAACACTTGGTACAGTCCACACTGACACATATATCTGTATTGTCTCTTCCAAATGAATCAGACTGATTTTCAAGCTGATTTATAGCAGATTTTCACCTCAGCGTGTTTCATCATATGTGGATTGTGGAATGTGCTTTGCTTTAAGCAGCTGTCCAGTTTTACCACTTCCCATACTCTGTATTTTCTCTTGAACAGCAATACCCAATGCTGCTGTCATTAATATTTAGCTGTGTTTGCCAACTTGAAGCAATTTGTGCCGTGGTCACTGTTCCTACAAAGAGCCATGGATCACTGTACCTCAAGTGCACAGGAACCTTTGTCCTTTAACAGTGGGACATGCATTTGAAAAGCAATTTAACTTTCCAGCCTACTGAATTTGAACAAGGGCTGGGCAATGCTTTGATTCATACACTTGCATGGATAATACCTAGTTATTTCAGATTGACAGaaagtctttttttctgttgtttggtttggggttt encodes:
- the RPS19BP1 gene encoding active regulator of SIRT1, with translation MSASLLRRGLELLEPPGRAKAPPGLQRGRAGPRTAGAARRRKRAPEPGRSKATVKGRVVKSAIEEYHKKKPVNHLRENLQYMLKGRLVADKAVTEQVLAQNRGRKSKDQPPEKTEKKKPEGTVFTEEDFRKFEREYFGIP